One window from the genome of Micromonospora aurantiaca ATCC 27029 encodes:
- a CDS encoding sensor histidine kinase, with product MPLPHPARVRRHHRSADRTGRLRSVRVQLLAPILVATAGLVVLGAAQTGAALDASADADRARVLAGTATATVRLVHELERELAETAALRQRGGTSGRPLVDAQRRRVDTAVERYRSAQGDARRAAPDLAGVLDDVGGRLAQLAPTRDLALAGERGDPAYVSLVESLLAVADALPSQLRDADLANQAREVAAVAAQEHLSALERDLLRAVFVRGGLQSGELARLGRLRGAREQRQAEFLRIASAPANRAWYRLVDGTDVTTARRMGDAVLDSDGAPGTVKTDGDAWYVAQSGAIRRYNLLGRDLTDGLDRDAADLAGTARLRAVLTAGATSTVALGSLVTAVLLAVRTSRRLRRLRVAALTMANRELPERITAIAAGERTPAEGPATRMTDGIRRGKDEVAQVAEAFDTVNRAALRLAGQQAELRLDVTRMAEALARRIRTLITRQLRLLDDFEREETDPDALARLFALDHLAARLRRNGENLLVLAGGEPGRGHEGALLLDDVVRAAASEIEDYPRVEIDVPTAAVHGAAAGNLVHLLAELLENATVYSPPEARVLVDGRRTVDGLVLRVHDQGIGVSESRLTEINDRLAAPATLSSAAAGSMGLHVVAHLAARHGIRVQLHNPGTGTVAQVDVPESVLTRVESVASRPTAERRQRAAAWFKSGPAGGRSLVTSATTVGPVRGVAAVRTPGGALLAPSAARIRPVSVPPTPVPTTAAGLPRRQVGGHLPEPMPDTTAPPPAIDLLDPEVVRARLSALAEGVASATRRAPNTTPNGRRP from the coding sequence GTGCCGCTGCCCCACCCGGCCCGCGTACGCCGGCATCACCGCTCCGCGGACCGCACCGGACGCCTCCGCTCGGTCCGCGTCCAACTGCTGGCCCCGATCCTGGTGGCCACTGCCGGTCTGGTCGTGCTGGGGGCGGCGCAGACCGGCGCCGCGCTCGACGCGTCCGCCGACGCCGACCGGGCCCGCGTGCTGGCCGGCACCGCCACCGCGACCGTACGGCTGGTGCACGAGCTGGAACGCGAACTGGCCGAGACGGCCGCGTTGCGCCAGCGCGGCGGTACGTCCGGCCGCCCGCTCGTGGACGCGCAGCGCCGGCGGGTGGACACGGCGGTGGAGCGCTACCGCTCGGCGCAGGGTGACGCGCGCCGGGCCGCCCCGGATCTGGCCGGGGTGCTCGACGACGTGGGCGGGCGCCTGGCGCAGCTCGCACCCACCCGGGACCTGGCGTTGGCCGGTGAGCGCGGCGACCCGGCGTACGTGTCGCTCGTGGAGTCGCTGCTCGCGGTCGCGGACGCGCTGCCGAGTCAGCTCCGCGACGCCGACCTGGCCAACCAGGCGCGCGAGGTGGCAGCGGTGGCCGCCCAGGAGCACCTGTCCGCGCTGGAGCGCGACCTGCTGCGGGCGGTGTTCGTCAGGGGTGGACTGCAAAGTGGCGAGCTGGCCCGGCTGGGCCGGCTGCGGGGTGCCCGGGAGCAGCGGCAGGCCGAGTTCCTGCGGATCGCCTCCGCCCCGGCGAACAGGGCCTGGTACCGGCTGGTCGACGGCACCGACGTGACCACTGCCCGCCGGATGGGTGACGCCGTGCTCGACTCCGACGGCGCGCCGGGCACGGTGAAGACCGACGGTGACGCCTGGTACGTGGCGCAGAGCGGCGCGATCCGCCGGTACAACCTGCTCGGCCGGGACCTGACCGACGGGCTGGACCGGGACGCGGCGGACCTGGCCGGGACGGCCCGGTTGCGTGCGGTGCTGACCGCCGGCGCGACGAGCACCGTCGCACTCGGCTCGCTCGTCACCGCAGTGCTGCTGGCGGTACGCACCAGCCGCCGGTTGCGTCGGCTGCGGGTGGCCGCGCTCACCATGGCGAACCGGGAGCTGCCGGAACGGATCACCGCGATCGCGGCGGGCGAGCGGACCCCGGCGGAGGGTCCGGCGACCCGGATGACCGACGGGATCAGGCGCGGCAAGGACGAGGTGGCGCAGGTCGCCGAGGCGTTCGACACGGTGAACCGGGCCGCGTTGCGGCTGGCCGGGCAGCAGGCCGAGTTGCGGCTGGACGTGACCCGGATGGCGGAGGCGCTGGCCCGGCGCATCCGTACGCTCATCACCCGGCAGCTGCGGCTGCTCGACGACTTCGAGCGCGAGGAGACCGACCCGGACGCGCTGGCCCGCCTGTTCGCGCTGGACCACCTCGCCGCCCGGTTGCGCCGCAACGGCGAGAACCTGCTGGTGCTCGCCGGTGGCGAGCCCGGCCGGGGGCACGAGGGCGCGTTGCTGCTGGACGACGTGGTGCGGGCGGCGGCCTCCGAGATCGAGGACTACCCGCGGGTCGAGATCGACGTGCCGACCGCTGCGGTGCACGGCGCGGCGGCCGGCAACCTGGTGCACCTGCTGGCCGAGCTGCTGGAGAACGCCACCGTCTACTCGCCACCGGAGGCCCGGGTGCTCGTCGACGGGCGGCGCACCGTCGACGGGCTGGTGCTGCGCGTACACGACCAGGGCATCGGTGTCAGCGAGAGCCGGCTGACCGAGATCAACGATCGGCTGGCCGCGCCGGCCACGCTGTCCAGCGCGGCGGCGGGCAGCATGGGCCTGCACGTGGTGGCCCACCTGGCCGCCCGGCACGGGATCCGGGTGCAGTTGCACAACCCGGGCACCGGCACTGTGGCACAGGTCGACGTACCGGAATCGGTGCTGACCCGGGTCGAGTCGGTGGCGTCCCGGCCGACGGCCGAGCGGCGACAGCGCGCCGCGGCCTGGTTCAAGTCCGGGCCGGCCGGTGGCCGCAGTCTCGTCACCAGCGCCACGACCGTCGGCCCGGTGCGCGGCGTCGCCGCCGTCCGCACGCCCGGTGGCGCGCTGCTGGCGCCGAGCGCGGCGCGGATCCGGCCGGTGAGCGTGCCGCCGACGCCCGTCCCGACCACCGCCGCCGGGCTACCACGGCGGCAGGTGGGCGGCCACCTGCCCGAGCCGATGCCGGACACCACCGCGCCGCCGCCGGCGATCGACCTGCTCGACCCCGAAGTGGTACGTGCCCGGCTGTCCGCCCTCGCCGAGGGGGTGGCCAGCGCGACCCGCCGTGCCCCGAACACCACACCCAACGGGAGAAGACCATGA
- a CDS encoding roadblock/LC7 domain-containing protein — translation MTSSSSAGLDWLLANFAEQVPDVSHALAVSEDGLRLASSPDLAPDQVDQLAAVISGLASLTVGAARLMSAGRVRQQIVDMDGGVMLVMAVGERALLGVLAAPGCDLGQIGYETATLVQRVAEALEPAVRR, via the coding sequence ATGACCTCATCGTCCTCCGCCGGCCTGGACTGGCTGCTGGCGAACTTCGCCGAGCAGGTGCCGGACGTCTCGCACGCGCTCGCGGTCTCCGAGGACGGGCTGCGGCTGGCGTCCTCACCCGACCTCGCCCCCGACCAGGTCGACCAGCTCGCGGCGGTGATCAGCGGGCTGGCGAGCCTGACAGTGGGCGCGGCCCGGCTGATGTCCGCCGGCCGGGTACGCCAGCAGATCGTGGACATGGACGGCGGGGTGATGCTGGTGATGGCCGTGGGTGAGCGGGCGCTGCTCGGCGTGCTGGCCGCGCCCGGCTGCGACCTGGGGCAGATCGGCTACGAGACGGCGACGCTCGTGCAGCGGGTGGCGGAGGCGCTGGAACCGGCGGTGCGACGGTGA
- a CDS encoding TAXI family TRAP transporter solute-binding subunit, protein MTGRPLRLLAALMTAVLVVGCAAEDSAPEAWHGGRIFLATGNTTGVYYQLGGGYADLITRHLPGYEARAEPTGASVENITRVASGDMEIAFSLADTAADAVDGRGAFDKQPQPVRALARVYSNYTHVIVRADGKIGSFADLRGKRISTGSPKSGTDIIAGRLLTAGGIDPNRDIQRFNLSLPETVKRMRAKGLDAMFFSGGLPTPGVKDLLSSAPGTFRLLPIDELIEPLSARFGAVYTTATLPKEVYDTPEPTPTITVSNVILVAADMPEQLAYDLTRVLFTWQGELIQVHPEAANFNRSSAAATRPIPLHPGAQRFYRTG, encoded by the coding sequence GTGACCGGCCGCCCGCTGCGGCTGCTGGCCGCGCTGATGACGGCGGTGCTGGTGGTCGGCTGCGCGGCCGAGGACTCCGCCCCGGAGGCGTGGCACGGCGGGCGGATCTTCCTGGCCACCGGCAACACCACAGGCGTGTACTACCAGCTCGGCGGCGGGTACGCCGACCTGATCACCCGCCACCTGCCCGGGTACGAGGCGCGGGCGGAGCCGACCGGCGCGTCGGTGGAGAACATCACCCGGGTGGCGAGCGGGGACATGGAGATCGCGTTCAGCCTGGCCGACACGGCGGCGGACGCGGTCGACGGGCGAGGGGCGTTCGACAAGCAGCCGCAGCCGGTACGGGCGCTGGCCCGGGTCTACAGCAACTACACGCACGTGATCGTCCGCGCCGACGGAAAGATCGGCAGCTTCGCCGACCTGCGCGGCAAGCGCATCTCCACCGGTTCGCCGAAGTCCGGCACCGACATCATCGCCGGGCGCCTGCTCACCGCCGGCGGCATCGACCCGAACCGGGACATCCAGCGGTTCAACCTGTCGCTGCCGGAGACGGTCAAGCGGATGCGCGCCAAGGGCCTGGACGCCATGTTCTTCTCCGGCGGTCTGCCCACTCCCGGTGTCAAGGATCTGCTCTCGTCCGCACCGGGCACGTTCCGGCTGCTGCCGATCGACGAGCTGATCGAGCCGCTGAGCGCCCGCTTCGGCGCTGTCTACACCACCGCGACGCTGCCGAAGGAGGTCTACGACACGCCCGAGCCGACGCCGACTATCACCGTGTCGAACGTGATCCTGGTGGCGGCGGACATGCCGGAGCAGCTCGCGTACGACCTGACCCGGGTGCTGTTCACCTGGCAGGGCGAGTTGATCCAGGTGCACCCGGAGGCGGCGAACTTCAACCGGTCCAGTGCCGCGGCGACCCGCCCGATCCCGTTGCACCCGGGCGCGCAGCGGTTCTACCGCACCGGCTGA
- a CDS encoding GNAT family N-acetyltransferase: protein MFATDRVRLRPPTPDDAPDMFRLHSDPELHLVTDDEPFLPHHVGQVRARLEKRAAEQPEAAAPVSLLAETVADGTFLGTGVLWGINAFNGYAHLGITLLPEARGQGYGTEVIRLLCRYGFRNRNLRRLEIETLAGNTAMRRTAERCGFVHEGTQRDREYDGDGFTDLVIYGLLRRDWTP from the coding sequence ATGTTCGCCACCGACCGGGTCCGCCTGCGTCCGCCCACCCCCGACGACGCGCCGGACATGTTCCGGCTGCACAGCGACCCGGAGCTGCACCTGGTCACCGACGACGAGCCGTTCCTGCCGCACCACGTCGGGCAGGTCCGGGCCCGGCTGGAGAAGCGTGCCGCCGAGCAGCCGGAGGCCGCCGCTCCGGTGTCGCTGCTGGCCGAGACCGTCGCCGACGGCACGTTCCTCGGCACCGGCGTGCTCTGGGGCATCAACGCCTTCAACGGGTACGCCCACCTCGGCATCACGCTGCTGCCGGAGGCGCGCGGCCAGGGCTACGGCACCGAGGTGATCCGGCTGCTCTGCCGGTACGGCTTCCGCAACCGCAACCTGCGCCGGCTGGAGATCGAGACGCTCGCCGGCAACACGGCCATGCGGCGTACCGCCGAGCGGTGCGGCTTCGTCCACGAGGGCACCCAGCGGGACCGCGAGTACGACGGCGACGGCTTCACCGACCTGGTGATCTACGGCCTGCTGCGGCGCGACTGGACGCCGTAG
- a CDS encoding ABC transporter ATP-binding protein translates to MTPLVLATALTKTYGTRDALRALDLTVAPGSRFVVLGHNGAGKSTLLEIIATLRTPTSGSVRVGGFDTVTQARDGRRLIGLAPQSNALDPLATPTEVLDFHGVALGLGRRGRARRTRELVDLFGLGEHRAARVATLSGGTRRKLDLAVALVAEPAVVILDEPTTGLDPLARIDFWTELTRLNQAGTSLLISTQDLHEADVLATEIAVLRDGRVVAQGSPASLKQRVGARTLTLDLSGAAAAAAFAAASEAGFRADPDRPDRVRLSVPDDPRALAKALVEAGDAAADITRLHLAEPSLDDVFVALAAR, encoded by the coding sequence ATGACCCCGCTCGTGCTCGCCACCGCCCTGACCAAGACCTACGGGACGCGCGACGCCCTGCGCGCGCTCGACCTGACAGTCGCGCCGGGCAGCCGGTTCGTCGTGCTCGGCCACAACGGCGCCGGCAAGTCCACGCTGCTGGAGATCATCGCGACGCTGCGCACCCCGACGTCCGGCTCGGTACGCGTCGGCGGCTTCGACACCGTCACGCAGGCGCGGGACGGCCGGCGCCTGATCGGCCTCGCGCCGCAGTCGAACGCCCTGGACCCGCTGGCCACCCCCACCGAGGTGCTCGACTTCCACGGCGTGGCGCTCGGGCTCGGCCGCCGTGGGCGGGCCCGCCGTACGCGGGAACTGGTCGACCTGTTCGGCCTGGGCGAGCACCGCGCGGCCCGGGTCGCCACGCTCTCCGGCGGCACCCGCCGCAAGCTCGACCTGGCAGTGGCGCTCGTCGCCGAGCCCGCCGTGGTGATCCTGGACGAGCCGACCACCGGCCTGGACCCGCTCGCGCGCATCGACTTCTGGACCGAGCTGACCCGCCTCAACCAGGCCGGCACGTCGCTGCTCATCTCGACCCAGGACCTGCACGAGGCGGACGTGCTCGCCACCGAGATCGCGGTGCTCCGGGACGGCCGGGTGGTCGCCCAGGGTTCACCGGCGTCGCTCAAGCAGCGCGTCGGTGCCCGTACGCTCACGCTCGACCTGTCCGGCGCCGCCGCCGCTGCCGCGTTCGCCGCCGCGTCCGAGGCCGGGTTCCGCGCCGACCCCGACCGCCCGGACCGGGTACGCCTCAGCGTTCCCGACGATCCGCGCGCCCTGGCGAAGGCCCTGGTCGAGGCCGGAGACGCCGCCGCCGACATCACCCGGCTGCACCTCGCCGAGCCCTCCCTCGACGACGTCTTCGTCGCCCTCGCCGCCCGCTGA
- a CDS encoding ABC transporter permease, translated as MLPLAVAPPRHSPAPVVLAAIRRSTRAVLRTPALLVAPVAQSLFFLLVYAGQLDAVGSTYLDGTSFIAFLLPLILLTGVATGAGAAGTLVLGDLSSGYLDRLRLAHGTTTPFLVGPVVAALIAVVLQMAVTVAGAAAIGYRPASWSGVAGMLLLMLALGVGVALLSTALAIRSASASATNLVTLAVFGLSFFTGVFAPVDELAGWMRVIAVANPLTYIVDTARQLGGDAALTAAPIGVAAIVTLAVAGTAACALALHHARKNR; from the coding sequence GTGCTCCCGCTCGCAGTCGCCCCGCCCCGCCACTCCCCGGCCCCTGTCGTCCTCGCGGCGATCAGACGTTCCACGCGCGCCGTGCTCCGTACGCCCGCACTGCTGGTCGCCCCGGTCGCCCAGTCCCTGTTCTTCCTGCTCGTCTACGCCGGGCAGCTCGACGCCGTCGGCAGCACCTACCTGGACGGGACGAGCTTCATCGCGTTCCTGCTGCCGCTGATCCTGCTCACCGGCGTCGCCACCGGCGCGGGCGCCGCCGGCACGCTGGTGCTGGGCGACCTCAGCAGCGGATACCTCGACCGCCTGCGGCTCGCCCACGGCACCACGACACCGTTCCTCGTCGGCCCGGTCGTCGCCGCGCTGATCGCCGTCGTCCTCCAGATGGCGGTGACAGTGGCCGGGGCCGCGGCGATCGGCTACCGGCCGGCGAGCTGGTCCGGCGTCGCCGGGATGCTGCTGCTGATGCTGGCCCTGGGCGTCGGTGTCGCGCTGCTGAGCACGGCGCTCGCGATCCGGTCGGCCTCGGCGTCGGCCACCAACCTGGTCACGCTCGCCGTGTTCGGCCTGTCGTTCTTCACCGGCGTGTTCGCGCCGGTCGACGAACTCGCCGGCTGGATGCGGGTGATCGCCGTGGCCAACCCGCTCACCTATATCGTCGACACCGCCCGCCAGCTCGGCGGCGACGCGGCGCTCACCGCGGCCCCGATCGGCGTGGCGGCGATCGTCACCCTCGCCGTCGCCGGGACCGCGGCCTGCGCCCTCGCCCTCCACCACGCGAGGAAGAACCGATGA
- a CDS encoding TetR/AcrR family transcriptional regulator, which produces MSPADTRTQIMDAFAEQLAATGYRGISLVGVGRSVGIQKPSIYHHFPGGKEDLYIAVAERYIRDVGARISAALAGPGDVPHRLHALATVAAGQHGDAVTFEQRVSGLYVALMLAPVTRFFADARSEGVVTGEPEFLMNAFLHLARAADLTDETGPARIVALFLDGARPRA; this is translated from the coding sequence ATGAGCCCAGCCGACACCCGCACCCAGATCATGGACGCCTTCGCCGAGCAGCTCGCGGCGACCGGCTACCGGGGCATCTCCCTGGTCGGCGTGGGCCGCAGCGTCGGCATCCAGAAGCCGTCCATCTACCACCACTTCCCCGGTGGCAAGGAGGATCTCTACATCGCGGTGGCGGAGCGGTACATCCGGGACGTCGGCGCCCGGATCTCGGCGGCGCTGGCCGGCCCCGGCGACGTGCCGCACCGGCTGCACGCGCTCGCCACCGTCGCCGCCGGTCAGCACGGCGACGCCGTCACGTTCGAGCAGCGCGTCTCGGGACTCTACGTCGCCCTGATGCTGGCGCCGGTGACCCGGTTCTTCGCCGACGCCCGGTCCGAGGGCGTCGTCACCGGCGAACCGGAGTTCCTGATGAACGCGTTCCTGCACCTGGCCCGCGCCGCCGACCTCACCGACGAGACCGGACCCGCCCGGATCGTCGCGCTCTTCCTCGACGGCGCCCGCCCACGTGCCTAA
- a CDS encoding type II toxin-antitoxin system Phd/YefM family antitoxin: MSAEAVHYNMHDAKTHLSRIIERVERGEEIIIDRAGTPVAKVVPLVRRANRTAVGSLAGQVDLSGDWDSPQTNAEIAADFGIGA, encoded by the coding sequence ATGTCGGCTGAGGCTGTGCACTACAACATGCATGACGCCAAGACCCACCTGTCGCGCATCATCGAGCGGGTGGAACGCGGCGAAGAGATCATCATCGACCGGGCGGGCACCCCCGTGGCGAAGGTCGTGCCGCTCGTGCGCCGCGCCAACCGCACGGCGGTCGGCTCCCTCGCCGGGCAGGTGGACCTCTCCGGTGACTGGGACTCGCCACAGACCAACGCCGAGATCGCCGCCGACTTCGGAATCGGCGCATGA
- a CDS encoding type II toxin-antitoxin system VapC family toxin: MTLLLDTHVALWAITGDATLGVEFLDRLRHDPDVFLSPVSLWEITIKQQAGKLSGPPDLAERVRDMGFRELPVTHDHAITAGRLPPHHRDPFDRMLVAQAITENLTLATRDASIPLYEVDVLKV, translated from the coding sequence ATGACCCTGCTGCTGGACACCCACGTCGCGCTCTGGGCCATCACCGGCGACGCCACCCTCGGTGTCGAGTTCCTCGACCGGCTACGCCACGACCCAGATGTCTTCCTCTCCCCGGTCAGCCTCTGGGAGATCACCATCAAGCAGCAGGCGGGGAAGCTCTCCGGCCCGCCCGATCTGGCCGAACGGGTACGCGACATGGGTTTCCGTGAACTACCGGTGACCCACGACCACGCCATCACCGCGGGCCGCCTGCCGCCGCATCACCGTGACCCCTTCGACCGCATGCTGGTGGCTCAGGCGATCACGGAGAATCTGACCCTGGCCACGCGCGACGCTTCCATCCCGCTCTACGAGGTCGACGTCCTCAAGGTGTAG
- the dnaG gene encoding DNA primase, translating into MYAEGVAVMAGRIRDEDIALVRERTAIADVISEVVTLKSAGGGNLKGLCPFHDEKSPSFNVSPARNVFYCFGCGVGGDAIKFLMDAEHLSFVESVERLAARAGIQLRYVEDDRSTPRTRPQQGQRQRLVAAHAAAVEFYRAQLTTAGARPAREFLAGRGFDRAAAERYGCGFAPDGWDLLTKHLRQQGFTHDELVIGGLSRPARSGSLIDRFRRRLMWPIRDITGDVIGFGARKLFDDDDGPKYLNTPETPIYKKSHVLYGIDLAKREIAKQGKVVVVEGYTDVMACHLADVPTAVATCGTAFGGDHISVLRRVLFDSDERAGEIIFTFDGDAAGQKAALRAFEDDQRFVGRTFIAVSPDNMDPCELRLAKGDLAVRDLVARREPLVDFALRHVISRFDLDTVDGRVEAMRRAAPLVAKIKDREKRPEYVRKLAGDLGMEIEPVQRAVLTAANGQPAPGTPAAPARPRPGAPSVDSPRSMVEREALKLALQEPVLAGPMFDAVEATDYQHPVHVAVRAAVAAAGGASGATGGAVWIERVRDACDDLAGQALIGELAVEPLRIDGEPDPRYVSITMARLQWSSVTGRIRDLKSKIQRVNPVSNKDEYFALFGELLSLEQHARALREQAAGGL; encoded by the coding sequence ATGTACGCCGAGGGGGTGGCGGTCATGGCGGGGCGGATCCGGGACGAGGACATCGCGCTCGTCCGCGAGCGCACCGCCATCGCGGACGTCATCTCCGAGGTGGTGACGCTCAAGTCGGCCGGCGGCGGCAACCTCAAGGGGCTATGCCCGTTCCACGACGAGAAGAGCCCGTCGTTCAACGTCTCGCCCGCCCGCAACGTGTTCTACTGCTTCGGCTGCGGGGTCGGCGGCGACGCGATCAAGTTCCTGATGGACGCCGAGCACCTCAGCTTCGTCGAGTCCGTCGAGCGGCTCGCCGCCCGCGCCGGCATCCAGTTGCGCTACGTCGAGGACGACCGGTCCACGCCGCGTACCCGCCCGCAGCAGGGGCAGCGGCAGCGTCTGGTGGCCGCGCACGCCGCCGCCGTCGAGTTCTACCGGGCCCAGCTCACCACCGCCGGCGCGCGCCCGGCCCGCGAGTTCCTCGCCGGGCGCGGCTTCGACCGGGCCGCCGCCGAGCGGTACGGCTGCGGCTTCGCCCCCGACGGGTGGGACCTGCTCACCAAGCACCTGCGCCAGCAGGGCTTCACCCACGACGAGCTGGTCATCGGCGGCCTGTCCCGCCCGGCCCGCTCCGGCTCGCTGATCGACCGGTTCCGCCGCCGCCTGATGTGGCCGATCCGGGACATCACCGGCGACGTGATCGGCTTCGGCGCCCGCAAGCTCTTCGACGACGACGACGGCCCGAAATACCTCAACACGCCCGAGACGCCGATTTACAAGAAGTCGCACGTGCTCTACGGCATCGACCTGGCCAAGCGGGAGATCGCCAAGCAGGGCAAGGTGGTGGTGGTCGAGGGCTACACCGACGTGATGGCCTGCCACCTCGCCGACGTGCCGACAGCGGTCGCGACCTGCGGCACGGCGTTCGGCGGTGACCACATCTCGGTGCTGCGCCGGGTGCTGTTCGACAGCGACGAGCGGGCCGGGGAGATCATCTTCACATTCGACGGCGACGCGGCCGGGCAGAAGGCGGCGCTGCGCGCCTTCGAAGACGACCAGCGCTTCGTCGGGCGTACCTTCATCGCGGTCAGCCCCGACAACATGGACCCGTGCGAGCTGCGCCTGGCAAAGGGCGACCTGGCCGTGCGTGACCTGGTGGCCCGCCGTGAGCCGCTCGTCGACTTCGCCCTCCGGCACGTGATCAGCCGGTTCGACCTGGACACCGTCGACGGCCGGGTCGAGGCCATGCGCCGCGCCGCGCCGCTGGTGGCGAAGATCAAGGACCGGGAGAAGCGCCCGGAGTACGTGCGCAAGCTCGCCGGTGACCTCGGCATGGAGATCGAGCCGGTGCAGCGTGCGGTGCTCACCGCCGCGAACGGGCAACCGGCGCCCGGTACGCCCGCCGCACCCGCGCGCCCCCGCCCGGGGGCGCCCAGCGTGGACAGTCCGCGGTCCATGGTGGAGCGGGAAGCGCTGAAGCTGGCGTTGCAGGAGCCGGTCCTGGCCGGCCCGATGTTCGACGCGGTCGAGGCGACCGACTACCAGCACCCGGTGCACGTCGCGGTACGCGCCGCAGTCGCAGCGGCCGGCGGCGCGTCCGGCGCCACCGGCGGCGCCGTCTGGATCGAGCGGGTCCGCGACGCCTGCGACGACCTGGCCGGGCAGGCGCTGATCGGTGAGCTGGCGGTGGAGCCGCTGCGCATTGACGGCGAGCCCGACCCGCGGTACGTCTCGATCACCATGGCCCGGCTCCAGTGGAGTTCGGTCACGGGCCGCATCCGCGACCTGAAGTCGAAGATCCAGCGAGTCAACCCGGTGAGCAACAAGGACGAGTACTTCGCCCTGTTCGGAGAACTGCTCTCGCTGGAACAGCACGCACGGGCACTGCGCGAGCAGGCCGCCGGAGGTTTGTGA
- a CDS encoding helix-turn-helix transcriptional regulator — protein sequence MSETVHNRIAVLRAERGISRRQLADALGVHYQTVGYLERGEFRPSLHLALRIAAYFEVPVEVVFSIEPFPRIGDPAAARSA from the coding sequence ATGAGCGAGACCGTGCACAACCGGATCGCGGTGCTGCGCGCCGAACGGGGCATCTCCCGCCGGCAACTGGCCGACGCGCTCGGTGTGCACTACCAGACCGTCGGTTACCTGGAGCGCGGCGAGTTCCGGCCCAGCCTGCACCTGGCGCTGCGCATCGCCGCGTACTTCGAGGTGCCGGTCGAGGTGGTCTTCTCCATCGAGCCGTTCCCGCGCATCGGCGACCCCGCGGCGGCCCGCTCGGCCTGA
- a CDS encoding ABC transporter permease, which yields MNPTTNALRAGLRRGVIELRATFTNGQDLWTYFFPTVVLLVAVFWMRGSTVPGTDFSLGARTLPSALGMGLLFGGLLGLANQLVIDREDGTLLRAKAIPDGMLGYLVGKIVLVSAVALIGVVIQLTPGLFFLDGLRLGDPGAWLTLAWVVPLGLVATLPLGAVIGSLVENPRNMGLVVMPIFGLIALSGIFYPINGLPGWLQGVAQVFPLYWLGLGMRSALLPGDLAAVELGGSWRHLETVGVLGAWAVLGLVLAPVVLRRMARRESGSRVAARRERAMQRVG from the coding sequence ATGAACCCGACCACCAACGCGCTGCGGGCCGGGCTGCGGCGCGGCGTGATCGAGCTGCGCGCCACGTTCACCAACGGCCAGGATCTCTGGACCTACTTCTTCCCCACGGTGGTGCTGCTGGTAGCCGTGTTCTGGATGCGCGGCTCGACGGTGCCCGGCACCGACTTCTCCCTCGGCGCCCGTACGCTGCCCAGCGCGCTCGGCATGGGCCTGCTCTTCGGCGGCCTGCTCGGGCTGGCCAACCAGCTCGTCATCGACCGGGAGGACGGCACGCTGCTGCGCGCCAAGGCCATCCCGGACGGCATGCTCGGCTATCTGGTCGGCAAGATCGTGCTGGTGTCGGCGGTCGCGCTGATCGGCGTCGTCATCCAGCTCACGCCCGGCCTGTTCTTCCTCGACGGGCTGCGGCTCGGCGACCCCGGCGCCTGGCTCACGCTGGCCTGGGTGGTGCCGCTCGGGCTGGTGGCGACGCTGCCGCTGGGCGCGGTGATCGGCTCGCTGGTCGAGAACCCGCGCAACATGGGCCTGGTGGTGATGCCGATCTTCGGTCTCATCGCGTTGTCCGGCATCTTCTACCCGATCAACGGCCTGCCCGGCTGGCTCCAGGGCGTCGCCCAGGTCTTCCCGCTCTACTGGCTAGGCTTGGGCATGCGCTCGGCGCTGCTCCCGGGCGACCTGGCGGCTGTCGAACTCGGCGGCTCCTGGCGGCACCTGGAGACGGTCGGCGTGCTCGGAGCCTGGGCGGTGCTCGGGCTCGTGCTGGCCCCGGTGGTGCTGCGCCGGATGGCCCGCCGGGAGTCCGGCTCGCGGGTCGCGGCCCGGCGGGAACGGGCCATGCAGCGGGTCGGATGA